Proteins encoded in a region of the Candidatus Korarchaeum sp. genome:
- a CDS encoding ATP-binding cassette domain-containing protein has protein sequence MELAVSTEELVKIYEGKVRALNGVSLSVEPGKSFALLGPNGAGKTTLMRILTTQIRPTSGKASVFGFDVVHEGSEVRKLISYVPQEMSVWTDISGYENLLIYSKIFGIPRGERERVIEEVLEHMGLSDVKDDLVRTYSGGMIRRLEIACAMLIKPKIMFLDEPTIGLDPGARKSVWERLNIFKREHGVTIFFNTHYMDEADLYSDEIAIINRGRIVARGTAEELKRSLGGEMITLEMRGNYNQEIIQELRSLSSVLDVVSEDGRLSILVRDAESTLPQLIDLVRNWASLGRISINKPTLDDVFLKYAGERLEGRGRIGEIVHVRRMIRRG, from the coding sequence ATGGAGCTAGCTGTCAGTACGGAGGAACTAGTGAAGATCTACGAAGGAAAGGTGAGGGCTCTAAATGGTGTGAGCTTATCAGTAGAACCCGGAAAATCTTTCGCACTCTTAGGGCCGAATGGTGCCGGAAAGACTACGCTCATGCGCATACTGACGACTCAGATAAGACCCACATCCGGAAAGGCCTCTGTCTTCGGTTTCGATGTCGTTCATGAGGGGAGTGAGGTGAGGAAGTTGATAAGCTACGTCCCCCAGGAGATGAGCGTATGGACTGATATAAGCGGTTATGAGAACCTCCTGATATACTCAAAAATTTTCGGCATACCGAGGGGCGAGAGGGAGAGGGTAATAGAGGAGGTCCTGGAGCATATGGGCCTCAGCGATGTCAAGGACGATCTCGTTCGCACTTATTCTGGTGGAATGATAAGGAGGCTGGAGATAGCGTGCGCTATGTTAATAAAGCCCAAGATAATGTTCTTAGACGAGCCGACCATAGGGCTCGATCCCGGTGCGAGGAAATCCGTTTGGGAGAGGCTAAATATTTTTAAGAGAGAGCACGGTGTCACTATATTCTTCAACACGCATTACATGGATGAAGCTGACCTATATTCCGATGAGATAGCGATAATAAACAGGGGGAGGATAGTGGCGAGAGGCACTGCGGAGGAGCTCAAACGCTCTCTAGGAGGGGAGATGATAACACTGGAGATGAGAGGAAATTATAATCAGGAGATAATTCAGGAGCTCAGAAGTCTTAGCTCCGTGCTCGATGTAGTCAGTGAGGATGGGAGGCTGAGCATATTGGTCAGGGATGCTGAGAGTACCCTCCCCCAGTTGATAGATTTAGTGAGGAACTGGGCTTCCTTAGGGAGGATCTCCATAAATAAGCCTACTCTAGATGATGTATTCCTGAAGTACGCTGGGGAGAGGCTGGAGGGGAGGGGGAGGATAGGGGAGATCGTGCATGTCCGTCGAATGATAAGGAGGGGATGA